The following coding sequences lie in one Hippopotamus amphibius kiboko isolate mHipAmp2 chromosome 17, mHipAmp2.hap2, whole genome shotgun sequence genomic window:
- the LOC130840659 gene encoding olfactory receptor 1D2 — translation MLQTVGEMDGGNQSGVSEFLLLGISENPEQQRVLFWMFLSMYLVTVVGNVLILLAIGSDSRLHTPMYFFLANLSFTDLFFVTNTIPKMLVNLQSQNKAISYAGCLTQLYFLVSLVALDNLILATMAYDRYVAICRPLHYTTAMSPGLCISLLTLCWALSVLYGLIHTLLMTRVTFCGSQKIHYIFCEMYVLLRLACSDTHINHTVLIVTGCFIFFTPLGFMMMSYVRIVRAILRIPSASRKYKAFSTCASHLAVVSLFYGTLGMVYLQPLHTYSMKDSVATVMYAVVTPMMNPFIYSLRNKDMHGALGRLLLGRAFQRLT, via the coding sequence ATGTTGCAGACAGTTGGAGAAATGGATGGAGGCAACCAGAGTGGAGTTTCCGAGTTCCTACTCCTCGGGATCTCGGAGAATCCTGAGCAGCAGCGGGTCCTGTTTTGGATGTTCCTGTCCATGTACCTAGTCACAGTGGTGGGGAATGTGCTTATCCTCCTGGCCATCGGCTCTGACTCCCGCCTGCAcactcccatgtacttcttcctggcCAACCTCTCCTTCACTGACCTCTTCTTTGTCACCAACACAATCCCCAAGATGCTAGTGAATCTTCAGTCCCAGAACAAAGCCATCTCATATGCAGGGTGTCTGACACAGCTCTACTTCCTGGTTTCCTTGGTTGCTCTGGACAACCTCATCCTGGCCACGATGGcgtatgaccgctatgtggccatctgccgCCCCCTCCACTACACCACGGCCATGAGCCCTGGGCTCTGTATTTCACTCCTCACCTTGTGTTGGGCACTCTCTGTCCTCTATGGCCTCATCCACACCCTCCTCATGACCAGGGTGACCTTCTGTGGGTCCCAGAAGATCCACTACATCTTCTGTGAGATGTATGTCCTGCTGAGGCTCGCCTGTTCCGACACTCACATCAATCACACAGTGCTAATTGTCACAGGCTGCTTCATCTTCTTCACGCCTTTAGGGTTCATGATGATGTCCTATGTCCGGATTGTTAGGGCCATCCTCCGAATACCCTCCGCCTCTAGGAAGTacaaagccttctccacctgtgcctcCCATTTGGCTGTGGTCTCCCTCTTCTATGGGACACTTGGGATGGTATATCTGCAGCCCCTCCACACCTACTCCATGAAGGACTCAGTAGCCACAGTGATGTATGCTGTGGTGACCCCCATgatgaaccccttcatctacagctTGAGGAACAAGGACATGCATGGGGCTCTGGGAAGACTCCTCTTAGGGAGAGCCTTCCAGAGGTTGACATGA